The Streptomyces spororaveus genome includes a region encoding these proteins:
- the ssd gene encoding septum site-determining protein Ssd, with protein sequence MAGSAPGGGRPLIITEDPLLLDDLLRLCAAAGAEPQVRQAVPEPGVAAEPGGAAGVVGEAVNAGWESAPLVLVGDDAARRVRGAPRRAGVFLVGRDLDDPHVWQRAVEIGAEEVLRLPDAESLLVDRIADVVEGAGRPALAVGVIGGSGGAGASTLACALAVRAARAGERTILIDGDPLGGGMDVLLGGESAEGLRWPDFAASRGRVGAGALEESLPELHDLRVLSWDRGDRVVVPPAAIRSVVAAARRRGGVVVVDLPRRVDEAVAEVLAQLDLVLMVVPGELRSVAAAGRVAAGVRMVARDVRVVVRGRCPGGLDPESVAGLLGAPLAGEVPVEVGLPGRVAEGEPPGTQGRGALARFCDGFWQRALGSAQGVPA encoded by the coding sequence ATGGCCGGATCCGCACCTGGCGGCGGGCGGCCGCTGATCATCACCGAGGATCCGCTGCTGCTCGACGATCTGCTGCGGCTGTGCGCCGCGGCGGGTGCCGAGCCGCAGGTGCGCCAGGCGGTGCCCGAGCCGGGGGTTGCTGCCGAGCCGGGCGGGGCCGCCGGGGTGGTCGGGGAGGCGGTGAACGCCGGATGGGAATCCGCACCGCTCGTGCTGGTGGGCGACGACGCCGCCCGGCGGGTGCGGGGAGCGCCGCGCAGGGCCGGGGTGTTCCTCGTCGGCCGGGACCTGGACGACCCCCACGTGTGGCAGCGGGCGGTGGAGATCGGCGCCGAGGAGGTGCTGCGGCTCCCCGACGCCGAGAGCCTGCTCGTCGACCGCATCGCCGACGTCGTGGAGGGAGCCGGACGGCCCGCCCTCGCCGTGGGGGTGATCGGCGGCAGCGGCGGGGCCGGAGCCTCCACCCTGGCCTGCGCGCTCGCCGTGCGGGCCGCCCGCGCCGGGGAGCGGACCATCCTCATCGACGGTGACCCGCTGGGCGGGGGCATGGACGTCCTGCTCGGGGGCGAGAGCGCCGAAGGGCTGCGCTGGCCGGACTTCGCGGCCTCGCGGGGCCGGGTCGGGGCCGGAGCGCTGGAGGAGTCCCTGCCCGAGCTGCACGACCTTCGCGTGCTCAGCTGGGACCGCGGGGACCGGGTGGTGGTGCCGCCCGCCGCGATCCGGTCCGTGGTCGCCGCCGCGCGCCGCCGGGGCGGGGTGGTGGTGGTCGACCTGCCGCGGCGGGTCGACGAAGCCGTGGCCGAGGTGCTGGCCCAGCTCGACCTGGTGCTGATGGTGGTGCCGGGCGAGTTGCGGTCCGTGGCCGCCGCGGGCCGGGTGGCGGCCGGGGTGCGGATGGTGGCCCGGGACGTGCGGGTCGTCGTACGGGGCCGCTGCCCGGGTGGTCTCGATCCGGAGTCCGTGGCCGGGCTGCTGGGGGCACCGCTGGCCGGGGAGGTGCCGGTCGAGGTGGGGCTGCCCGGGCGGGTGGCCGAGGGGGAACCGCCGGGGACACAGGGGCGGGGCGCGCTAGCCCGCTTCTGCGACGGTTTCTGGCAGCGGGCGCTCGGCTCCGCCCAGGGGGTGCCGGCATGA
- a CDS encoding HAD family hydrolase has protein sequence MVGAYARGVENQPLPHSSPRTAAFFDLDKTVIAKSSTLTFSKSFYQGGLINRRAVLRTAYTQFIFLAGGADHDQMERMREYLSALCKGWNVQQVREIVAETLHDLIDPIIYDEAASLIEAHHTAGRDVVIVSTSGAEVVEPIGEMLGADRVVATRMVVGEDGCFTGEIEYYAYGPTKAEAVRELAESEGYDLTRCYAYSDSATDVPMLEAVGHPHAVNPDRALRREAVAREWPVLVFNRPVRLKQRLPGLSMPTRPALVAAAAVGAAAATAGLVWYASRRRAHALAATRSA, from the coding sequence ATGGTGGGCGCATATGCTCGGGGCGTGGAAAATCAGCCCTTGCCGCACTCCTCGCCTCGCACGGCAGCCTTCTTCGACCTGGACAAGACGGTCATTGCGAAGTCGAGCACCTTGACGTTCAGCAAGTCCTTCTACCAAGGCGGCCTGATCAACCGGCGAGCCGTGTTGCGCACCGCGTACACGCAGTTCATCTTCCTGGCCGGCGGCGCCGACCACGATCAGATGGAACGGATGCGCGAGTACCTGTCCGCCCTCTGTAAGGGGTGGAACGTGCAGCAGGTGCGGGAGATCGTCGCCGAGACCCTGCACGACCTCATCGACCCGATCATCTACGACGAGGCCGCGTCCCTGATCGAAGCCCACCACACCGCCGGCCGCGACGTGGTGATCGTGTCCACCTCGGGCGCGGAAGTCGTCGAGCCCATCGGGGAGATGCTCGGCGCGGACCGGGTCGTCGCCACCCGCATGGTCGTGGGTGAGGACGGTTGCTTCACCGGCGAGATCGAGTACTACGCCTACGGGCCCACCAAGGCCGAGGCCGTACGCGAACTCGCGGAGTCCGAGGGGTACGACCTCACCCGGTGCTACGCCTACAGCGACTCGGCCACCGACGTCCCGATGCTCGAAGCCGTCGGGCACCCCCACGCCGTCAACCCCGACCGGGCGCTGCGGCGGGAGGCCGTGGCGCGCGAATGGCCGGTCCTGGTCTTCAACCGGCCCGTGCGGCTGAAGCAGCGCCTCCCCGGACTCTCCATGCCGACCCGGCCCGCCCTGGTCGCCGCGGCAGCTGTGGGCGCGGCGGCCGCCACCGCCGGGCTGGTCTGGTACGCGAGCCGGCGCCGCGCCCACGCGCTCGCCGCGACCCGCTCTGCCTGA
- a CDS encoding ATP-binding protein, which translates to MKIAFVGKGGSGKTTLSSLFIRHLAANEAPVVAVDADINQHLGAALGLTEEEAATLPALGAHLPLIKEYLRGSNPRIASADTMIKTTPPGRGSRLLRVTEDNPVYEACARTLLLDGEPVRLMATGPFTEADLGVACYHSKVGAVELCLNHLVDGPDEYVVVDMTAGSDSFASGMFTRFDVTFLVAEPTRKGVSVYRQYKEYARDFGVALKVIGNKVQGPEDIEFLQDEVGEDLLVTVGHSDWVRAMEKGRPASFELLEASNRFALQELQDAADDSYAHRDWARYTEQMVSFHLKNAESWGNAKTGADLADQVDPDFVLREGAEALVSPRSHSPRPAPQPA; encoded by the coding sequence ATGAAGATCGCTTTCGTAGGGAAGGGCGGCAGCGGCAAGACGACCCTGTCCTCCCTCTTCATCCGCCACCTCGCCGCCAATGAGGCCCCTGTCGTCGCGGTGGACGCCGACATCAACCAGCACCTGGGCGCCGCGCTCGGCCTCACCGAGGAGGAGGCCGCCACACTGCCCGCCCTCGGCGCGCACCTGCCCCTGATCAAGGAGTACCTGCGGGGCTCCAATCCGCGCATCGCGTCCGCCGACACGATGATCAAGACCACCCCGCCCGGCCGCGGCTCGCGCCTGCTGCGCGTCACCGAGGACAACCCGGTCTACGAGGCCTGCGCGCGCACGCTCCTGCTCGACGGGGAGCCCGTACGGCTCATGGCCACCGGGCCGTTCACCGAGGCCGACCTGGGCGTGGCCTGCTACCACTCCAAGGTCGGAGCGGTCGAGCTCTGCCTCAACCACCTGGTGGACGGCCCGGACGAGTACGTGGTCGTCGACATGACGGCCGGCTCGGACTCCTTCGCCTCGGGCATGTTCACCCGATTCGACGTAACCTTCCTGGTCGCCGAACCGACCCGCAAGGGCGTCTCCGTCTACCGCCAGTACAAGGAGTACGCACGGGACTTCGGGGTCGCCCTCAAGGTCATCGGCAACAAGGTCCAGGGACCCGAGGACATCGAGTTCCTCCAGGACGAGGTGGGCGAGGACCTGCTCGTCACCGTCGGGCACTCGGACTGGGTACGGGCGATGGAGAAGGGCCGTCCGGCCTCCTTCGAGCTGCTGGAGGCGTCCAACCGGTTCGCCCTCCAGGAGCTCCAGGACGCCGCCGACGACTCCTACGCGCACCGTGACTGGGCCCGGTACACGGAGCAGATGGTGAGCTTCCACCTCAAGAACGCGGAGAGCTGGGGCAACGCCAAGACCGGGGCCGACCTGGCGGACCAGGTCGACCCCGATTTCGTCCTGCGCGAGGGGGCCGAGGCGCTCGTCAGCCCTCGTTCGCACTCTCCCCGGCCGGCTCCGCAGCCGGCTTGA
- a CDS encoding SulP family inorganic anion transporter, producing MTATSPARTAQEIRKDLPADFSASIAVFLIALPLSLGIALATGAPLQAGLVAAAVGGIVAGRLGGAPLQVSGPAAGLTVVTAELIQHYGWRTTCAITVLAGVCQLGLAALRTARSALMVSPAIVHGLLAGIGVTIALAQLHIVLGGNPQSSAVANVLGLPAQLADLHPAALGVSTLTLTVLLAWPWLPGRAGRFLRKAPAALAAVAAATAAAALSGLALPRVDLPSWRSHALPELPEGPVLGILAAVLTIALVGSVQSLLSAVATDKLIASERRTDKRPPRTDLNRELWGQGAANIVSGALGGLPVSGVAVRSVANVKSGAVSRRSTMLHGLWVVLAAGLLVPVLDLIPLAALAALVMAVGFQMVSITHLRSVTRHREVVVYGTTIVAVVLGGVLEGVAIGIAVAVALALHRLARTRITVEQLDGGVHRVRARGQLTFLAVPRLSRVLNQIPHDRHAVVELDGSFMDHAAYETLHDWQDSHLAHGGSLEVTGRAGASARRPEAAPGADSGAVPVGEPADGSRHADRSRRAPQRGVHQCCRPWTPWQNHCDHRPAGTRTLTAAAAAKAAAAVTEAEAKAAGEQAASPAPRRRGAGQLASGIGAFQRDTAPHVRDELARLAREGQRPSQLFLTCADSRLVTSMITASGPGDLFTVRNVGNLVPLPGAESTDDSVAAAIEYAVDVLQVESITVCGHSGCGAMQALLSSTPGAPMTPLRRWLRHGLPSLERMASRHHAWARISGRLPADAVEQLCLTNVVQQLEHLRAHESVARRLAEGTLELHGMYFHVGEAQAYLLSEGEDFFDCRVFDSVGQHA from the coding sequence ATGACAGCCACCTCCCCCGCACGCACCGCCCAAGAGATCCGCAAGGACCTTCCCGCAGACTTCTCCGCCTCCATCGCGGTCTTCCTGATCGCACTGCCGCTCTCGCTCGGCATCGCCCTGGCCACCGGCGCCCCGCTCCAGGCGGGGCTGGTCGCCGCGGCGGTCGGCGGGATCGTCGCCGGGCGCCTCGGCGGCGCACCGCTCCAGGTGAGCGGGCCCGCCGCCGGACTCACCGTGGTCACAGCCGAGTTGATCCAGCACTACGGATGGCGCACCACCTGCGCCATCACCGTGCTCGCCGGCGTGTGCCAGCTCGGCCTCGCCGCGCTGCGCACCGCCCGGTCGGCGCTCATGGTCAGCCCGGCCATCGTGCACGGCCTGCTCGCCGGGATCGGCGTGACGATCGCCCTCGCCCAGCTGCACATCGTGCTCGGCGGCAACCCGCAGAGTTCCGCCGTGGCCAACGTCCTCGGGCTGCCCGCACAGTTGGCCGATCTGCATCCCGCGGCACTGGGCGTCAGCACCCTGACCCTCACCGTCCTGCTCGCCTGGCCGTGGCTGCCCGGACGGGCCGGCCGGTTCCTGCGCAAGGCTCCCGCCGCACTGGCGGCGGTGGCCGCGGCCACCGCCGCGGCCGCGCTGTCCGGGCTCGCCCTGCCCCGGGTGGACCTGCCGTCCTGGCGCAGCCATGCCCTGCCCGAGCTGCCCGAGGGCCCCGTCCTCGGCATCCTCGCCGCCGTCCTGACCATCGCCCTGGTCGGCAGTGTGCAGTCCCTGCTCTCCGCGGTCGCGACCGACAAGCTGATCGCCTCCGAGCGGCGCACGGACAAGCGCCCCCCGCGTACCGACCTCAACCGCGAGCTGTGGGGGCAGGGTGCGGCGAACATCGTCTCCGGCGCGCTCGGAGGACTGCCCGTCTCCGGTGTGGCCGTCCGGAGCGTGGCCAACGTCAAGTCCGGTGCGGTCAGCCGGAGATCGACCATGCTGCACGGTCTCTGGGTGGTGCTGGCGGCCGGCCTGCTCGTCCCGGTCCTCGACCTGATCCCGCTCGCCGCGCTGGCCGCCCTGGTGATGGCGGTCGGCTTCCAGATGGTCAGCATCACGCACCTTCGCAGCGTCACCCGGCACCGGGAGGTCGTGGTCTACGGCACGACCATCGTCGCCGTGGTGCTCGGCGGGGTCCTGGAGGGCGTGGCCATCGGTATCGCGGTGGCCGTCGCGCTGGCCCTGCACCGGCTGGCCCGGACCCGGATCACCGTGGAACAGCTGGACGGCGGCGTCCACCGGGTGCGGGCGCGCGGGCAGTTGACCTTCCTCGCGGTGCCCCGGCTGAGCCGGGTGCTGAACCAGATTCCGCACGACCGGCACGCGGTGGTCGAGCTGGACGGCTCGTTCATGGACCACGCGGCCTACGAGACGCTGCACGACTGGCAGGACTCCCACCTGGCGCACGGGGGCTCGCTGGAGGTCACAGGCCGCGCCGGGGCTTCGGCCCGGCGGCCCGAAGCCGCACCCGGAGCGGACTCCGGAGCCGTGCCCGTCGGTGAGCCCGCCGACGGAAGCCGCCACGCGGACCGGTCCCGCCGCGCGCCGCAGCGCGGGGTGCACCAGTGCTGCCGCCCCTGGACTCCGTGGCAGAACCACTGCGACCACCGCCCCGCGGGCACCCGTACGCTCACCGCCGCGGCCGCGGCCAAGGCGGCCGCGGCGGTCACCGAGGCGGAGGCGAAGGCCGCCGGTGAGCAGGCCGCCTCGCCCGCTCCCCGGCGGCGGGGCGCGGGCCAACTGGCCAGCGGGATCGGCGCCTTCCAGCGCGACACCGCCCCCCACGTGCGGGACGAGCTGGCCCGGCTGGCCCGCGAGGGGCAGCGGCCCTCGCAGCTCTTCCTCACCTGCGCGGACTCCCGTCTGGTGACCAGCATGATCACGGCCAGCGGCCCGGGCGACCTGTTCACGGTCCGCAACGTCGGCAACCTGGTCCCGCTGCCCGGCGCGGAGTCCACCGACGACTCGGTCGCCGCGGCCATCGAGTACGCCGTGGACGTCCTGCAGGTGGAGAGCATCACGGTGTGCGGGCACTCGGGCTGCGGGGCCATGCAGGCCCTGCTCAGTTCCACGCCCGGGGCCCCGATGACCCCGCTGCGCCGCTGGCTCCGGCACGGGCTGCCCAGCCTCGAGCGGATGGCCAGCCGCCACCACGCCTGGGCCCGGATCTCGGGCCGGCTCCCGGCGGACGCGGTGGAGCAGCTGTGCCTGACCAACGTGGTCCAGCAGCTGGAGCACCTGCGGGCCCACGAATCGGTGGCCAGGCGGCTCGCCGAGGGCACCCTGGAGCTGCACGGGATGTACTTCCACGTGGGCGAGGCGCAGGCGTATCTGCTGTCCGAGGGCGAGGACTTCTTCGACTGCCGGGTCTTCGACAGCGTGGGTCAGCACGCCTGA
- a CDS encoding oxidoreductase, translating to MSSASDPLAPLAGLPGVAESVDSVRKAVDRVYGHRVMRRRSGEITSEAALRGARGSAALSGADWALEEVRRRTDFGSEPEALTVGAALRLTAEAGQLLSIWRQSPLRVLARLHLVACGSTADGDVVGRPRLAGEPVTEPLVGLPLPSAEEVAGRLDGLSRLIIAGGSAPALITAAVVHGELLALRPFASYNGLVARAAERIVLINSGLDPKAICPAEVGHAEQGSDAYLAAFEGYVSGTPEGMSAWIGHCGRAIELGVRESTAVCEALQRGAA from the coding sequence ATGAGTAGCGCTTCTGACCCGCTGGCCCCCCTGGCCGGGCTGCCCGGTGTCGCCGAGTCCGTCGATTCCGTACGCAAGGCCGTGGACCGTGTCTACGGGCACCGCGTGATGCGTCGCCGCAGCGGTGAGATCACCTCGGAGGCGGCCCTGCGTGGCGCCCGCGGGAGCGCGGCGCTGTCCGGCGCGGACTGGGCGCTGGAGGAGGTGCGCCGCCGGACCGACTTCGGGTCGGAGCCGGAGGCCCTGACGGTGGGCGCGGCGCTGCGGCTGACGGCGGAGGCCGGCCAACTGCTGAGCATCTGGCGGCAGTCGCCGCTACGGGTCCTGGCGCGGCTGCACCTGGTGGCGTGCGGGTCGACGGCGGACGGCGACGTGGTGGGCCGTCCCCGGCTGGCGGGCGAACCGGTGACCGAGCCCCTGGTCGGACTCCCGCTGCCGAGCGCCGAGGAGGTGGCGGGCCGCCTCGACGGGCTGTCCCGCCTGATCATCGCGGGCGGTTCCGCCCCGGCCCTGATCACGGCGGCGGTGGTGCACGGCGAGCTGCTGGCCCTGCGCCCGTTCGCCTCGTACAACGGCTTGGTCGCACGGGCGGCGGAGCGGATCGTCCTGATCAACAGCGGCCTGGACCCGAAGGCCATCTGTCCGGCGGAGGTCGGCCACGCGGAGCAGGGGAGCGACGCCTACCTGGCCGCTTTCGAGGGCTACGTCTCCGGGACCCCGGAGGGCATGTCGGCGTGGATCGGCCACTGCGGCCGGGCGATCGAGCTGGGTGTCCGGGAGTCGACGGCGGTCTGCGAAGCCCTGCAGCGCGGCGCGGCCTGA
- a CDS encoding TadA family conjugal transfer-associated ATPase: MSAVLLDAVRRRLAESGAEPTPARVAAALRAQGRLLGDAEVLGVAAELRSELVGAGPLEALLADPEVTDVLVAAPDRVWVDRGGGLELTGVTFADAEAVRRLAQRLAAVAGRRLDDARPWVDARMPDGTRLHAVLPPVSVGSACLSLRVVRPRAFTLEELVAAGTLPPGGHRLLRDMVRARLSFLVSGGTGTGKTTLLSALLGLVGPGERIVLAEDSAELRPDHPHVVRLETRPANQEGAGLVTLADLVRQALRMRPDRLVVGEVRGAEVADLLAALNTGHEGGCGTVHANAAAHVPARLEALGTAAGLDRAALHSQLAAALTLVLHLVRDREGRRRLAEVHVLERDAAGLVVTVPALRWAARGFVKEPGWERLRPLLRGVR; encoded by the coding sequence ATGAGCGCCGTGCTCCTGGACGCGGTGCGCCGGCGTCTCGCCGAGAGCGGGGCGGAACCGACCCCGGCGCGGGTGGCGGCCGCTCTGCGGGCCCAGGGCAGGCTGCTCGGCGACGCGGAAGTGCTGGGCGTGGCAGCCGAGTTACGGTCCGAGCTCGTCGGCGCGGGCCCGCTGGAGGCGCTGCTCGCCGATCCGGAGGTCACCGACGTGCTGGTGGCGGCCCCCGACCGGGTGTGGGTGGACCGGGGCGGCGGACTGGAGCTGACCGGGGTGACCTTCGCCGACGCGGAGGCCGTGCGCAGGCTCGCCCAGCGGCTCGCCGCGGTGGCGGGGCGGCGCCTGGACGACGCCAGGCCCTGGGTGGACGCCCGGATGCCCGACGGGACCCGGCTCCATGCCGTGCTGCCTCCGGTCTCGGTCGGCTCGGCCTGCCTCTCGCTGCGGGTGGTGCGGCCGCGGGCGTTCACGCTGGAGGAGCTCGTCGCCGCGGGGACACTGCCGCCGGGCGGGCACCGACTGCTCCGGGACATGGTCCGGGCCCGGCTGTCGTTCCTCGTCTCCGGCGGCACCGGAACCGGCAAAACAACTCTGCTCAGCGCCCTGTTGGGGCTGGTCGGCCCGGGCGAGCGGATCGTCCTGGCCGAGGACTCGGCCGAGCTGCGCCCCGACCATCCGCATGTCGTGCGGCTGGAGACCCGGCCGGCCAACCAGGAGGGGGCGGGCCTGGTCACCCTGGCCGACCTGGTCCGCCAGGCGCTGCGGATGCGGCCCGACCGGCTGGTGGTGGGTGAGGTGCGGGGCGCCGAGGTGGCGGACCTGCTCGCCGCCCTGAACACCGGGCACGAGGGAGGCTGCGGGACGGTCCACGCCAATGCCGCGGCCCATGTCCCCGCCCGGCTGGAGGCGCTCGGGACGGCCGCCGGGCTCGACCGGGCGGCCCTGCACAGCCAGTTGGCCGCCGCGCTGACCCTGGTGCTGCACCTGGTCCGGGACCGGGAGGGGCGGCGCCGACTGGCCGAGGTGCACGTACTGGAGCGGGACGCCGCCGGCCTGGTGGTCACCGTACCGGCGCTGCGCTGGGCCGCCCGGGGCTTCGTGAAGGAGCCGGGCTGGGAACGGCTTCGCCCGCTGCTGCGAGGCGTCCGGTGA